The Sandaracinus amylolyticus genomic interval CGTACAGGACGTCGAGGAACGGGCCGCCGCCGAGCGCGCGCACCAGCTCCTCGTTGCGGCGCGCGCGCAGCCCGGCGAGCCTCGTCTCCGCCGCGGCCCACTGGGCCTCGTAGCGCAGGCCGAGGAAGCCGAGGCCGTCGCCGAACAAGAACGCGTCGAGCTCGGCGATCTCGGTCGCGCGCGGCGCCGCCGCCCCGAGCTTCACCCAGCCCGAGAGCCAGTCGCGCAGCGCCGACCACGCGGTGTCGACCCGACGGTCCGACTCGACCGCGCTCTTGGCGTCCACCCCGGGCTTGGCGCGACGCGCGACGAGCTGCGACTGGAGCGCCGAGTGCCGCGACGCGAGCTCGACGACGAGCTCCTCGAGCGACGCCGGCGCAGGCACCCGCGACGCCTGGTGCAACAGCTGGGAGACGAGTGTGAACGCGTCCTCGGCGCTCAGCGTGGGGAGCTGGACGACGTCGGTGGCGGTGAGCGAACGAGCCATGTGGAGCACCTCCTGACGTCCCGCACGCTAGACGGCCGCGCGCGCGGCGCCAATGCTCCCGGGCGCGGACGTTCGCGCTGAATCGACAGCGCTCGGGCCGCGTCGTCCCCGCACCCATGGAGCCCCGGCCGATGCGATCTCTCGTCCTCCTCCCAGCGCTCTTCGTGCTCGCCGCTTGCGGCGACGACGACGGAGACACGACGCTCGACGCCGGCGATCGCCGCGACGCGACGATCGCGACCGACGCCGCCGGGCTCGATGCCGGGAGCGATCCCGACGCCGCGGCGCCCGACGCCGCGACCCCCGATGCGAGCACCTCGGACGCGAGCACGCTCGACGCAGGCGGCTCCGGTGACGCGGGCACCCTCCCCGACGCGCACACCGGCGACGGCGGCACGAGCGGGGGATGGCGCGCGACGACGCTCGTGCCCTGGTCGCGCATCATCGGGAGCGAGCCCGACGCGAGCGTCCTGGACGTCGACCTCGTGATGGACGGCGCGGCCGCGCACGCGTGCGCCTCGATCCGGATGCGCACCGGCGTGACGACCTACGAGCGGCGCGTGCTCTACGCGACGAACGAGGGCGGCGCGTTCCGGGTCGAGGTGGTGCGCGTCACGCCCGACGAGCAGCCGGCGCAGTGCTCGATCGCGCTGTTCGAGGGGGCGCCCCACGTGGCGTCGAGCGCGACGACGGTCGACGGCTTCGCGCTGCAGCGGCGCACCGCGACCGGCGCGTGGGAGGCCGTGGCGGTGGACCTCGAGCCGCCGCCCGACGACGTCTCGCAGGTGACGGTCCACGCGCTGCGCGCCGACGCGAGCAGCCTCGCGCTCGTGATCTCGCGCCGCCGCGACCCCGGGTTCCCCGCGCCGGCGAACTACGAGCTGCGCGTGCGACGGCGCACCGCGAGCGGCTGGGGCGCGTGGATCGACGGGGGCCCGAGCGCGAGCCGCGCGGGGATGGAGCTCGAGGGCGGCGTGCTCCGCGGCGCGGCGTCGGTGCCGGCGAGCGCGGGGCTCTGGTCGCTCGATCTCGCGACCGGCGAGCGGATGACGCGCGCGGTGCTCGACGGGTCGGCGCTCGCCGGCGAGGACGTGCGCGGCGTGGGCGGGCTGGCGCTCGTGGGCGCGCCGGTGCTGCTCGGCGCGGTGCACTACGACTGCGACGGGTTCTCGTGCTCGGCGCTGGTGCTGACGCACGCGCCCGAGGGCGAGACGGCGACGCACCACGTGCTCGCCGATCGGCGCATCGGCGTGTGGTCGACGGCGCGCTGCGGGGACGACGCGACGGTGATGCACGTCGACGGGTCGATGCGGACGCTGCACACGTCGACGGCGGGCGCCACGCCGGTGTCGACGACGCTGGCGGTCGCGACCGAGTCGACGGTGGTGGACGAGGCGCTCGGTGTCGACTGCGCGAGCGGCCGGATGGTGCTGGTCACGGCGCGCTACGGCGAGCTGGTCGCGTTCGAGTCGCCGTGAGACGCGACGAGCAGCACGGGCGAGCGAGAACCCGGTTTGCTCGCGATCACCAGACCGCGCAGAGACTCGGCGTGCGAACCCCGAGCGCACCTCGCGCCAGACGCGAAACGACGCTCGTGCTCGGGCCGAGGAGCGGAGCATGACGAATCTCCGAACGAGCATCGCGTTCGCGGTGCTGATCGCCAGCGCGGGCTGCGACACCGACCCGATCTGCACGCCGCTCGTCTACGACCGGAACGAACGTCGCTGCGTCTGCCCGCCAGGCAGCGAGTGGATCATGGACGAAGCGATCTGCGTGCTGCCCGATGGCGGGATGCTGCACCTGCCCGACGATGCGGGATCACGGAGCGCTGACGACGCGTGCGTCCCGCAGGCGTGGTACCGAGACGGCGACGGGGACGGGCACGGCGATCCCCTGACGCGAGTCGACGCATGCGAGGCGCCCGACCGTTTCGTCGCAGCCGGCGATGATTGCGACGACGAATGCGAGACGTGTGCGCCGGGCCGAGCCGAGGAATGCGACGGCACGCGCGACGAGAATTGCGTCGGAGGAGTCGACGAGGGCTGCGATTGCGCCACCGGCCGCTCGCGCGCGTGCCCCGGCGGCACCGACATCGGCGAGTGCGCGGCGGGCGTGCAGACGTGCATCGACGGAGCCTGGAGCGACTGTGACGGCGCGATAGGCGTCGCGACCGAGGCGTGCAACGGCCTCGACGAGGACTGCGACATGGTCATCGACGGTCCCGCGGCTTCGGCGGCCTGCGGATCGCGACCGCGCGCGACCAGCGTGGCGTGCAGCGGTGGCGCATGCGTGGTCGCGGCGTGCACGACCGGGTTCGACGACTGCGACGACGACGACGCGAACGGTTGCGAGGCCGAGCTCGCGGCGGACGAGTCCAACTGCGGCGCCTGCGGCAACCAGTGCGGTTGGTGGTGCGACGGGAGCGATTGCGTCGGGATCGCCACGCCGGTCGCCGGAAGCAGCATCACCTGTCTGATCACGGATCGCTCGGAGCTCGCGTGCGCCGGGACCAACGATGCGGGCGCGCTTGGGGTCGGCGACACGCGTACGTTCAGCTCGCGCCCCGTATTCGTCGTTTCGCCGAGCGCGACGACGCGTTTGACCGGCGTGACTCAGGTTTCGGTCGGGACGCAGCACGTCTGCGCAGCCCTCTCCGATGGTCGCGTCGCGTGCTGGGGCAGCAACTTGTATGGCCAACTCGGCCCTGGCGCCGGTGCCCAGCAATCGCGTCCGTACGTCGTTCCGGGCCTCTCGACCGCGGTCGAAGTGGTGGCGGGCCAGCAGCACTCGTGCGCGCGACTCGCGTCGGGGGGCGTGCGGTGCTGGGGCAACAACGAAGCTGGACGGCTCGGCGATGGCACGACGACGCAGCGAACGACGGTGGCGACGGTCCTTCGATCCGACGGAACGCCGCTGACCGGCGTTCAGCGTCTCTCCGTCGGAACGGCCCACACGTGCGCGATCACGAGCGCACGAACCGCTTGGTGCTGGGGCTCGAACTTCTTCGGCCAACTTGGAGACGGGACGACCACGACTCGTCCTAGCGCTGTCCAGGTGACGGGCCTGTCAAACGTCGTGCAGCTCGAGTCGGGCTCGGCCTTCAGCTGCGCTCTCGACAGCTTCGATCGCGTCCGATGCTGGGGCGACAACGTGCATGGCCAGTTGGGCGACGGCTCGACAACGCGCAGACCTGCCCCCGTGCAGGCGAGCATCTCCGACGTGGAGGAAATCGGAACCGGATCCAGTCACGCGTGCGCGCGCGTATCCGGTGGTCGCGTCCTCTGCTGGGGTCGGAACGCGTTCTACGAGCTGGGTGACGGGACGAGAACCACGCAACTCGCGCCCGTCGTTGCCCAGTTCACCAACGTAGAGGCCCTCGTAGTCGGCGGCGCTCGCACTTGCATCCTGGACACGGCCGGCCGGCTCTGGTGCGTCGGCATCAACGACCGCGGTCAGTTCGGGGACGGCTCGGTGCCGAACAGCGACGGCACCGCGACTCCGGTGCGACTCATCGAACCGTGAGCATGACCGAGCACGCGAGGCGGCTGCCTCGCGTGCTCTCGGTTCGGGTGTCAGCCTTCCGCGCGCACGCAGAGACCGCTCGCGACGTCGCAGGTGAAGCCGCGATCACGATTGGCGCACTGCATGGTGGCGGTGCACTGCGGGGTGCACGCGCCGACGGTGCCCTCGCCCTCGCCGTCGACGTCGCGGCAGGTGTAGCCGTCGCGGCAGTCGGTGCTGACCGCGCAGCGCTTGAAGCAGACGTTGGGCTCGCCCGCTTCGGTCGCCGCGATGCACACGCCGTCGTCCGGGCAGGTGGTGTCGTCGCCGACGTTGCAGCCCTCGAACGCGCAGTACGCGCCCGGATAGCCGGTCTGGCCCTCGCTGTAGCAGGTGCCACCGGTGCAGGGCATGCCGCCGCCGAAGCGCGAGCACTGCGCGCCGAGCTGGCCGGCCGGGAAGGGATCGTCGCAGGTGCCGAGCACCTCGTTGCACACGCGGCCGGCGGTGCAGTCGGCGTCGCTGCACGCGGGCTGGCAGGTGAGGCGATCGGGGTAGGTGCTGGTGCCGCGGCAGGTGTAGCCGGCGCGGCAGTCCTCGGCGGTCGCGCACGCGTCGACGCAGAGACCGCCGCCGCCGCCCGCGCTGGGCAGGCAGTGCGCGTCGGCGCCGCAGCTGCCGCTCGCGGCGGGGTCGCAGCCGGTGGCGATGCACGCGCCCGAGGGCCATCCGCCGAGCGCCTCGGAGAGGCAGAGCGCGCTCATCGGGCACGCGCTCTCGTCCTCGCAGGGCTCGCCGATGCTCGCGGTCGGGTCGTAGCAGTTGCCCTCGCCGAGGTCGCCGCCGTCGGGGTCGCAGCGCAGGCCCTCGGGGCACTCGCGGTCCTCCTCGCAGCCGCCGCCGAGGCAGAACGGGAGCGGGAGCATCGGGTGGTCGAGGGTGCAGCCCTGTCCGTCGCGGCACTGGTCGGTGCCCGCCG includes:
- a CDS encoding RCC1 domain-containing protein, giving the protein MTNLRTSIAFAVLIASAGCDTDPICTPLVYDRNERRCVCPPGSEWIMDEAICVLPDGGMLHLPDDAGSRSADDACVPQAWYRDGDGDGHGDPLTRVDACEAPDRFVAAGDDCDDECETCAPGRAEECDGTRDENCVGGVDEGCDCATGRSRACPGGTDIGECAAGVQTCIDGAWSDCDGAIGVATEACNGLDEDCDMVIDGPAASAACGSRPRATSVACSGGACVVAACTTGFDDCDDDDANGCEAELAADESNCGACGNQCGWWCDGSDCVGIATPVAGSSITCLITDRSELACAGTNDAGALGVGDTRTFSSRPVFVVSPSATTRLTGVTQVSVGTQHVCAALSDGRVACWGSNLYGQLGPGAGAQQSRPYVVPGLSTAVEVVAGQQHSCARLASGGVRCWGNNEAGRLGDGTTTQRTTVATVLRSDGTPLTGVQRLSVGTAHTCAITSARTAWCWGSNFFGQLGDGTTTTRPSAVQVTGLSNVVQLESGSAFSCALDSFDRVRCWGDNVHGQLGDGSTTRRPAPVQASISDVEEIGTGSSHACARVSGGRVLCWGRNAFYELGDGTRTTQLAPVVAQFTNVEALVVGGARTCILDTAGRLWCVGINDRGQFGDGSVPNSDGTATPVRLIEP